One stretch of Pirellulales bacterium DNA includes these proteins:
- a CDS encoding RluA family pseudouridine synthase, protein MPSPAKHPLRPRHSAGSSMASGELTSEPVELVVAPEEAGLRLDSFLAVRLPKYSRVHLRKVINAAAAKVNDRREKAAHHLRPGDRVTLFLPDLPRKRAAPEAIPLVVLYEDDLLVAINKPPNMVVHPARGHWTGTLASALEHRFQSLSAVGGPTRPGIIHRLDRDTSGVILVAKTDAAHLKMSRQFEERLIEKEYFAIVAGELDRDRDWIDEPIGMHPRHREKMAIRHDAADSRAAQSFYEVIERFRGFCALKILPKTGRTHQIRVHLAHAGAPVLCDKQYGGRSQLTRGELWRDPADQTVLLARQALHAHRIAFSHPGTGQRLQIEAPLPDDLQQLLAVLRSRQANYSK, encoded by the coding sequence ATGCCAAGCCCGGCGAAGCACCCGCTCCGACCACGCCATAGCGCCGGTTCTTCCATGGCATCCGGCGAGCTCACCTCCGAGCCAGTCGAGTTGGTGGTCGCCCCCGAGGAGGCTGGCCTGCGCCTCGACAGCTTTCTGGCCGTTCGCTTGCCCAAGTACAGCCGCGTTCACTTGCGCAAGGTGATCAACGCCGCCGCCGCCAAGGTCAACGATCGGCGCGAGAAGGCCGCGCACCATCTGCGCCCAGGAGACCGCGTTACCCTCTTCCTGCCAGACCTTCCGCGCAAGCGCGCCGCTCCCGAGGCCATTCCGCTGGTCGTGCTCTACGAAGACGATCTGCTAGTGGCGATCAACAAACCCCCCAACATGGTCGTGCATCCCGCGCGCGGCCATTGGACCGGCACCCTCGCCAGCGCGCTCGAGCATCGGTTTCAGTCGCTCAGCGCCGTCGGCGGTCCCACCCGGCCGGGCATCATCCATCGACTCGATCGCGACACCAGTGGCGTGATCCTCGTCGCCAAGACCGATGCAGCGCACTTGAAAATGTCGCGACAGTTCGAAGAACGACTAATCGAAAAGGAGTACTTCGCCATTGTCGCTGGCGAGCTGGATCGAGATCGCGACTGGATCGACGAGCCCATCGGCATGCACCCGCGACATCGCGAGAAGATGGCCATTCGCCACGATGCCGCCGACAGCCGCGCCGCGCAAAGCTTCTACGAGGTGATCGAACGTTTTCGCGGTTTCTGTGCCCTCAAAATTCTGCCCAAGACCGGGCGCACCCATCAGATTCGGGTCCATCTGGCCCATGCCGGCGCCCCGGTGCTGTGCGACAAGCAATATGGCGGCCGCAGTCAACTGACGCGGGGCGAACTATGGCGAGACCCGGCGGATCAGACCGTGCTCTTGGCGCGCCAAGCGCTGCATGCGCATCGCATCGCGTTCAGTCATCCGGGGACCGGCCAGCGCCTGCAAATCGAGGCCCCATTGCCCGATGATTTGCAGCAGTTGCTCGCCGTCTTGCGATCGCGCCAAGCGAACTACTCGAAATAA